Proteins co-encoded in one Meiothermus sp. genomic window:
- the hisF gene encoding imidazole glycerol phosphate synthase subunit HisF → MLAKRIIPCLDVHNGRVVKGINFVNLRDAGDPVEAAKAYNLAGADELVFLDITATHEERSIMLEIATQVAEQVFIPFTVGGGVRSLEDARALLLAGADKVSVNSAAVKRPELIRELSDHFGNQAVVLAIDARWNGASWEVYVAGGRIPTGLDVLRWAEEGARLGAGEILLTSMDADGTKAGFDVTLYRAVSQVVGIPVIASGGAGSKEHFSEVLGAGVADAALAASVFHFGEIAIPELKAYLATKGIPVRIEPPMAMVNV, encoded by the coding sequence GTGTTGGCCAAACGCATAATTCCTTGCCTCGATGTCCACAACGGGCGGGTGGTCAAGGGTATTAACTTTGTGAATCTACGCGACGCTGGCGATCCAGTAGAGGCCGCTAAAGCGTACAACCTGGCCGGGGCCGATGAGCTGGTGTTTCTGGACATCACAGCTACCCACGAAGAGCGCAGTATTATGCTTGAAATTGCTACTCAGGTAGCCGAGCAGGTATTTATTCCCTTCACGGTGGGCGGGGGTGTGCGAAGCCTCGAGGACGCTCGAGCCCTGCTGCTGGCCGGAGCCGACAAGGTCTCGGTCAACTCGGCGGCCGTCAAACGTCCTGAGCTAATCCGGGAACTCTCCGATCACTTTGGCAATCAGGCTGTGGTACTGGCCATTGACGCCAGGTGGAACGGGGCCTCCTGGGAGGTGTATGTAGCTGGAGGCCGCATCCCCACAGGGCTGGATGTGCTCCGCTGGGCCGAGGAGGGCGCAAGGCTGGGCGCTGGAGAAATTCTCCTCACCAGCATGGACGCCGACGGAACCAAAGCCGGCTTCGATGTGACACTTTACAGAGCCGTGTCGCAGGTGGTGGGAATTCCCGTGATTGCCTCCGGGGGTGCTGGAAGCAAAGAGCACTTTTCCGAAGTGCTGGGCGCAGGCGTTGCCGATGCGGCCCTGGCCGCCAGCGTCTTTCATTTCGGCGAAATTGCCATCCCAGAACTCAAAGCCTATCTAGCCACTAAGGGTATTCCTGTGCGTATTGAGCCCCCCATGGCTATGGTAAACGTTTAG
- the gatC gene encoding Asp-tRNA(Asn)/Glu-tRNA(Gln) amidotransferase subunit GatC, producing the protein MEITPELVKNLGRLSRLALTPEEEARLEGELRSIVGFFEKLGELDTEGLPEMARPVEIINRLRDDQVRPSLGQQEALSVAIEQQEGQFKVPRVIE; encoded by the coding sequence ATGGAGATTACGCCTGAGCTGGTGAAAAATCTGGGCAGGCTTTCGCGGCTTGCGCTAACGCCGGAGGAAGAGGCCAGGCTCGAGGGCGAGCTGCGCTCAATCGTAGGCTTTTTTGAAAAGCTTGGTGAGCTTGATACCGAGGGCTTGCCCGAGATGGCCCGGCCGGTCGAAATTATCAACCGCTTGCGGGACGATCAGGTGCGCCCTTCCCTGGGGCAGCAAGAAGCCTTATCGGTAGCTATAGAGCAGCAAGAAGGTCAGTTCAAGGTGCCCCGCGTGATCGAGTAG
- the serS gene encoding serine--tRNA ligase produces MLDIKFIRENPEIVRQAIEKKGVSLNLDELLELDRQVQGLKRTIEQLQAERNANAKAVVRAKPDERAGLIERGREIGRRLAELEPQLRDLEARLKNLLYLTPTIPWEGAPVGPDDSFNVETRVHGNPRTFLFEPLDHVSLMEKNGWGDFERAAKVSGSRSYILKGDLMVYEQALLRFALDRMIQAGFTPMSVPSLTKEEALYAHGQFPAARDQVYSVDGQDAYLAGTAEVLLNYLHAGEILSEAELPKPYCALSPCFRSEAGSAGRDVRGLMRVHQFNKVEQYVLCRADLEESNRWFETMLSISESILQALELPYRVIEVSTGDMGLGKYRQVDLETWVPSENRYRETHSCSALLDWQARRASLRYRDEHGKIHYAYTLNNTALATPRILVMLLENHQNEDGTVNVPKAVQPYFGKEKLEPSPL; encoded by the coding sequence ATGCTAGATATCAAATTTATTCGCGAAAACCCCGAAATCGTGCGCCAAGCTATCGAGAAAAAAGGAGTATCGCTCAATTTAGACGAGCTTTTGGAGCTTGACCGGCAGGTACAGGGATTAAAGCGAACCATCGAGCAGTTACAGGCCGAACGCAACGCCAACGCCAAAGCTGTCGTGCGTGCCAAGCCAGACGAACGGGCGGGCCTGATTGAGAGGGGCAGGGAAATTGGGCGACGGCTTGCGGAGCTCGAGCCTCAGCTACGAGACCTCGAGGCTCGACTCAAAAACCTGCTCTACCTAACCCCAACCATCCCGTGGGAAGGTGCACCGGTTGGCCCGGATGATTCCTTCAACGTCGAAACCCGCGTGCACGGTAACCCGCGTACCTTCCTGTTTGAGCCGCTGGATCATGTAAGTTTGATGGAAAAAAACGGCTGGGGTGATTTTGAACGGGCCGCCAAAGTCTCAGGCTCGCGCTCCTACATTCTTAAGGGCGACCTAATGGTGTATGAGCAGGCGCTGCTACGCTTTGCCCTCGATCGAATGATTCAAGCCGGCTTTACGCCCATGAGCGTGCCCAGCCTCACCAAGGAAGAGGCGCTGTATGCCCACGGTCAGTTCCCTGCTGCGCGCGACCAGGTCTACTCGGTAGATGGGCAAGATGCCTACCTTGCGGGAACCGCCGAGGTGCTCCTCAACTACCTGCACGCTGGGGAAATCCTTTCCGAGGCCGAGCTACCCAAGCCTTACTGTGCGCTCTCACCTTGCTTCCGTAGTGAGGCGGGTTCGGCCGGGCGGGATGTGCGGGGCCTGATGCGCGTTCATCAGTTCAACAAGGTAGAGCAGTACGTGCTTTGCAGAGCCGATCTGGAGGAGTCGAACCGCTGGTTCGAGACCATGCTATCTATTTCTGAGAGCATCTTGCAGGCCCTCGAGCTGCCTTACCGTGTGATCGAGGTCTCCACCGGCGATATGGGGCTGGGCAAGTACCGGCAGGTAGACCTCGAGACCTGGGTTCCGAGTGAGAACCGCTACCGCGAGACCCACTCCTGCTCGGCTTTGCTCGATTGGCAGGCCCGGCGTGCCAGCCTGCGCTATCGTGACGAGCACGGTAAAATCCACTACGCCTATACCCTCAACAACACTGCCCTGGCTACCCCCAGAATTCTGGTGATGCTGCTGGAAAACCACCAAAACGAAGACGGTACCGTAAATGTGCCCAAGGCGGTACAGCCCTACTTTGGTAAAGAAAAACTCGAGCCTTCGCCATTGTAG
- a CDS encoding aspartate-semialdehyde dehydrogenase: protein MRVGIVGATGAVGKELLNVLEKRNFPVSELRLYASPRSAGRSMFFRGQELTVEALPETPLPVDVVLASAGGSISKQYAPIWATQSVVIDNSSAFRYEPDVPLIVPEINAHAIRGHKNIIANPNCTTAILLMALFPLHKAFRAKRVIVSTYQSASGAGANGMEELLKGTKEFLAGHAIEHKTFAHPLPFNVIPHIDVFQENGYTKEEMKVLWETQKIMEDSQIRVSCTAVRVPTLRVHSEAVTVEFEQPVSPDAAREVLNTAPGVDLVDDPTTRRYPMPLTATGKFNVEVGRIRKSLVFDNGLDFFVAGDQLLKGAALNAVQIAELLQNPVAI, encoded by the coding sequence ATGAGAGTCGGGATCGTAGGAGCCACCGGAGCGGTTGGTAAAGAGCTGTTGAACGTACTCGAAAAGCGCAATTTTCCAGTTTCGGAGCTGCGACTATACGCCTCGCCGCGCTCTGCAGGACGAAGCATGTTCTTCCGAGGGCAGGAATTGACTGTAGAGGCCCTGCCCGAAACCCCTTTGCCGGTGGACGTGGTGCTGGCAAGCGCGGGTGGCAGTATCTCCAAGCAGTATGCACCTATCTGGGCTACGCAGTCGGTGGTGATTGATAATTCCTCGGCCTTCCGCTACGAGCCGGATGTGCCGCTGATTGTTCCGGAAATCAACGCACACGCCATTCGGGGCCACAAAAATATCATCGCCAACCCCAACTGCACCACGGCTATTTTGCTGATGGCCCTGTTCCCCCTACATAAAGCATTCAGGGCTAAAAGAGTGATCGTGAGCACCTATCAAAGCGCTTCGGGAGCTGGCGCAAACGGAATGGAGGAGTTGCTGAAGGGCACGAAAGAATTTTTGGCTGGACACGCCATAGAACACAAAACTTTTGCTCACCCGCTTCCCTTCAACGTAATCCCCCATATCGATGTTTTCCAGGAAAACGGTTACACCAAAGAGGAAATGAAAGTACTGTGGGAGACTCAAAAAATCATGGAGGATTCGCAAATTAGGGTTTCCTGCACGGCAGTGCGGGTTCCTACGTTGCGGGTTCACTCCGAGGCGGTAACGGTTGAGTTTGAACAACCGGTAAGTCCGGATGCTGCTCGAGAAGTGCTAAATACGGCCCCTGGGGTGGATCTGGTAGACGACCCAACTACCAGACGCTATCCCATGCCTCTTACCGCGACCGGCAAATTTAATGTAGAAGTGGGCCGTATTCGTAAAAGCCTGGTGTTCGATAACGGGCTGGATTTCTTTGTTGCAGGCGACCAACTCCTCAAAGGGGCCGCCTTAAATGCTGTACAGATTGCGGAGTTGCTGCAAAATCCGGTAGCTATCTAG
- the hisIE gene encoding bifunctional phosphoribosyl-AMP cyclohydrolase/phosphoribosyl-ATP diphosphatase HisIE: MDLTRVRFDANGLVPVIVQDARTGKVLTLAYANLEALEQTLQTRQSTFWSRSRNELWVKGLTSGHTQQVVEVVLDCDQDAVLYKVIPRGPACHTGAESCFHHALTSAHTPPLGEVLERVYQTIQQRIDNLPEGSYVAKMHQAGLDRILKKIGEEAGEVIISAKNQSSDELAWEASDLLFHLLFVLAEQGVTPADLARTLWERHRS; encoded by the coding sequence ATGGATCTCACCAGAGTACGATTTGATGCCAATGGCCTGGTTCCGGTTATCGTGCAGGACGCACGCACGGGGAAGGTGCTCACGCTTGCCTACGCCAACCTCGAGGCCCTCGAGCAAACCCTGCAAACCCGCCAAAGCACCTTCTGGAGCCGCAGTCGGAACGAGCTATGGGTCAAAGGTCTTACCTCAGGGCATACCCAGCAGGTGGTAGAGGTCGTGCTCGACTGCGATCAGGATGCAGTTTTGTACAAGGTTATCCCGCGGGGCCCGGCTTGCCACACCGGGGCCGAGAGCTGCTTTCATCATGCCCTAACCTCTGCTCACACCCCCCCCTTGGGCGAGGTGCTGGAGAGGGTGTATCAAACCATCCAACAACGAATAGATAACCTCCCCGAAGGCTCTTACGTAGCCAAAATGCACCAGGCTGGCCTGGATCGCATACTCAAGAAGATTGGTGAGGAAGCCGGCGAGGTGATTATCTCTGCCAAAAACCAGAGCTCAGATGAGCTGGCCTGGGAAGCCTCAGACCTCCTTTTCCACTTGCTGTTCGTGCTGGCCGAGCAGGGGGTTACACCCGCCGACCTGGCCCGTACCCTCTGGGAACGACACAGATCCTAA
- a CDS encoding SRPBCC family protein: MRFREELILNIRAPREAVWAAFQDFSSWPSWAKAIKEVSRVGTAWRFRARGQPPVDLVWVAEATERQAPEFLKFQSVPGVAHNLELSGWLRLSETEDGGTHMELLVEGHPHYDSPLLDKAADWYASVFGEPNKLLKVTFEQFKDHLEKMHGHHELSVSTA; encoded by the coding sequence ATGCGGTTTAGGGAGGAACTGATTCTCAACATCCGGGCCCCACGGGAAGCAGTCTGGGCAGCGTTCCAGGACTTCTCGAGCTGGCCGAGCTGGGCCAAGGCCATCAAGGAGGTGAGCCGGGTGGGCACGGCCTGGCGCTTTCGGGCTAGAGGGCAGCCGCCGGTAGATCTGGTCTGGGTGGCCGAGGCCACCGAACGCCAAGCACCCGAGTTTCTAAAGTTTCAGAGTGTGCCGGGGGTGGCGCACAACCTCGAGCTCTCGGGCTGGCTGCGCCTGAGCGAAACCGAGGATGGGGGTACCCACATGGAGCTCCTGGTCGAAGGCCACCCCCACTACGACAGCCCCTTGCTGGACAAGGCCGCCGACTGGTACGCCTCGGTATTCGGCGAACCCAACAAGCTGCTCAAGGTGACCTTTGAGCAGTTCAAAGATCACCTGGAAAAAATGCACGGCCACCATGAGCTTTCGGTCTCCACGGCCTAA
- the trmFO gene encoding methylenetetrahydrofolate--tRNA-(uracil(54)-C(5))-methyltransferase (FADH(2)-oxidizing) TrmFO — translation MSKVHVIGAGLSGAEAAFTAARLGAQVRLYEMRPRRMTPAHQTGHFAELVCSNSLGGEGETNAKGLLQAELRAAGSLIMQTADRNRVPAGGALAVEREGFSQEITRRLEAHPNIEVVREELTRVPPDGITVLATGPLTSDALSEHLRALLGDEFLGFYDAAAPVVLGESINMEVVYRAGRYGQSADYLNCPLNEEEYRRFYEVLSQARKHTPHEWEKLEFFEGCMPIEEIARRGFDTPRFGPMKPVGLPDPRTGQEPYAVVQLRAEDRRGQMWSLVGFQTGLKWGDQKLVVQSIPGLENAEIVRYGVMHRNTYLCAPRLIEPTLQFRAYPNLLVSGVLCGVEGYLESAATGFLAGLNAARLAQGQEALVPPEATMLGGLVRYLASANPDNFQPMNANWGLVPTEGGKGKKSEKRARMFHRGLAEFRAWLARSVGLVSEEILAG, via the coding sequence ATGAGTAAGGTGCATGTTATTGGGGCTGGTCTGTCGGGTGCCGAGGCGGCTTTTACCGCGGCCCGCCTGGGCGCACAGGTTCGGCTGTACGAAATGCGACCCCGGCGCATGACCCCCGCCCATCAGACCGGCCATTTTGCCGAGCTGGTCTGCTCCAATAGCCTGGGGGGCGAAGGCGAGACCAACGCCAAAGGTCTGCTGCAAGCCGAGCTGCGGGCTGCCGGCTCCCTGATCATGCAGACTGCCGACCGGAACCGGGTTCCGGCGGGCGGGGCGCTGGCGGTGGAGCGGGAAGGGTTTTCACAGGAGATTACCCGGCGGCTCGAGGCCCATCCGAACATTGAGGTGGTGCGGGAAGAACTGACGAGGGTTCCTCCGGACGGCATTACCGTGCTGGCGACCGGCCCGCTCACCTCCGATGCTCTCTCGGAGCACCTGCGCGCGCTGCTGGGCGATGAATTCCTGGGGTTCTACGATGCCGCCGCGCCGGTGGTGCTGGGCGAGAGCATCAACATGGAGGTGGTCTACCGGGCCGGGCGGTACGGCCAGAGCGCCGACTATTTGAACTGCCCCCTCAACGAGGAAGAGTACCGCCGGTTTTACGAGGTGCTGAGCCAGGCCCGCAAGCACACCCCCCACGAATGGGAGAAGCTCGAGTTCTTCGAGGGTTGCATGCCTATCGAGGAAATTGCCCGCCGCGGCTTCGACACCCCGCGCTTTGGCCCCATGAAGCCGGTGGGCCTGCCCGACCCCCGAACCGGCCAGGAGCCCTACGCGGTGGTCCAGCTGCGGGCCGAGGATCGGCGCGGCCAGATGTGGAGCCTGGTGGGCTTCCAGACCGGATTGAAGTGGGGCGACCAGAAGCTGGTGGTGCAGAGCATACCGGGCCTGGAGAACGCCGAGATCGTGCGCTACGGAGTGATGCACCGCAACACCTACCTGTGCGCCCCCCGGCTGATTGAACCGACCCTGCAGTTCCGGGCGTACCCGAATCTGCTGGTAAGTGGGGTGTTGTGTGGGGTGGAGGGTTACCTCGAGTCCGCAGCCACCGGCTTTCTGGCCGGCCTCAACGCGGCTCGGCTGGCCCAGGGTCAGGAAGCCCTGGTTCCACCCGAAGCGACGATGCTGGGGGGCCTGGTGCGGTACCTGGCCAGCGCCAACCCCGACAACTTCCAGCCCATGAACGCCAACTGGGGGCTGGTGCCCACCGAAGGCGGCAAGGGCAAAAAGTCCGAGAAACGGGCCCGGATGTTCCACCGGGGTCTGGCCGAGTTTCGGGCCTGGCTGGCCCGGTCGGTGGGCCTGGTTAGCGAGGAAATACTGGCAGGTTGA
- the glpX gene encoding class II fructose-bisphosphatase, with product MDIERLLVLEVARVTEQAALAASRLAGMGKKDEVDEAGTEAMRRVLSELPIVGRVVIGEGEMDEAPMLYIGEILGRGGPEVDIAVDPVEGTNITAKGLPNAITVIAISEKGGLVGAPDMYMQKLVVGPPAAGKVSLDFPVEANLRIVADSLQRKVEDLVVVILDRPRHEQLIREVREAGARVKLITDGDVVAAVSVAVRGTGVHVMMGSGGAPEGVLAAAALKCMGGEIQGRFLPSNEAELERLRSMGVDEKKIYRTNDLAPGRQIVFSATGITHGELLEGVRYFGGGARTHSIVMGYQTKVVRFIDTIHLFESGARVNIRV from the coding sequence ATGGACATAGAGCGGCTGCTGGTGCTCGAGGTTGCCCGCGTCACCGAACAAGCAGCGCTGGCAGCCAGCCGCCTGGCCGGTATGGGCAAAAAAGACGAAGTGGACGAAGCCGGAACCGAGGCCATGCGAAGGGTGCTATCGGAGCTACCCATCGTGGGTCGGGTGGTCATTGGCGAAGGCGAGATGGACGAGGCTCCCATGCTCTACATTGGAGAGATTCTTGGCCGGGGGGGGCCCGAGGTGGATATCGCGGTTGATCCGGTGGAAGGCACCAACATTACAGCCAAAGGCCTCCCCAATGCCATTACGGTTATCGCAATTAGCGAAAAAGGGGGCTTGGTGGGCGCGCCCGATATGTACATGCAAAAACTGGTAGTTGGCCCCCCAGCCGCCGGCAAGGTGAGCCTGGATTTTCCGGTAGAGGCCAACCTCCGCATCGTCGCCGACTCGCTCCAGCGCAAGGTAGAAGACCTGGTAGTGGTAATCCTGGATCGACCCCGGCACGAACAGCTCATCCGTGAAGTGCGGGAGGCTGGGGCCAGGGTCAAGCTGATTACCGATGGCGACGTGGTGGCTGCGGTCTCGGTAGCCGTCCGTGGAACAGGCGTGCACGTCATGATGGGCAGTGGAGGAGCACCCGAGGGTGTATTGGCCGCCGCTGCTTTAAAGTGCATGGGGGGTGAGATTCAAGGGCGCTTCTTGCCCAGCAACGAAGCTGAGCTCGAGCGGCTCAGGTCAATGGGGGTAGACGAAAAGAAAATTTATCGCACCAACGACCTCGCGCCCGGAAGACAGATAGTATTTTCCGCTACCGGCATTACCCACGGCGAATTGCTCGAGGGCGTGCGCTACTTTGGTGGTGGGGCCCGCACGCACTCCATTGTTATGGGTTATCAGACCAAAGTCGTGCGCTTTATCGACACCATCCACCTATTTGAAAGCGGTGCACGGGTCAATATCCGGGTATAG
- the glmM gene encoding phosphoglucosamine mutase: MERRYFGTDGVRGVAGEPPLTPQFVLKLGQAAGAYFKSAQKKPVVLLGKDTRQSCDMLEAALAAGLMSQGVRVEHLGVLPTPGVAYLTKALGATAGIMISASHNPYQDNGIKFFSAAGDKLPDEAESEIEGLLEREFKTDGIGTVSDFREAERMYLDFLSSKGGSLEGLKVALDTANGATFRLAHRLFQRLGAEVFVMFNTPDGRNINKGCGSTHPEFLRQQVVEMGFDVGVAFDGDGDRAILVDRQGREFHGDHVLYLNALVRREPGVVGTLMSNMGLEVKLREAGINFYRTAVGDRYVYEKLKASALTLGGEQSGHVLFLDHAPTGDGMLTAILTLKAMRESGRDLSEWYEALPMYPQILKNVRVSDKQKVMQQPELHQAIQEAEQKLSGLGRVNVRPSGTEPLVRVMVEGPAELIEPVSAELVALVERLGSAS, translated from the coding sequence ATGGAGCGTAGATACTTTGGAACCGACGGGGTGCGGGGCGTGGCCGGCGAGCCACCCCTGACGCCACAATTCGTGCTCAAGCTGGGGCAGGCGGCGGGGGCTTACTTCAAAAGCGCACAAAAAAAGCCAGTGGTGTTGCTGGGCAAGGACACCCGCCAGTCCTGCGACATGCTCGAGGCCGCCCTAGCCGCGGGCCTGATGTCCCAGGGCGTGCGGGTCGAGCACCTGGGGGTGCTGCCCACCCCTGGGGTGGCCTACCTGACCAAGGCCCTGGGGGCCACCGCCGGCATAATGATTTCCGCCAGCCACAACCCCTACCAGGACAACGGCATCAAGTTTTTTAGCGCCGCGGGCGACAAGCTGCCCGACGAGGCAGAAAGCGAGATTGAGGGCCTGCTGGAGCGCGAGTTCAAAACCGATGGCATCGGCACGGTCTCCGACTTCCGCGAGGCTGAGCGGATGTACCTGGACTTTCTATCGTCCAAAGGGGGCAGTCTGGAAGGGCTCAAGGTGGCCCTCGATACCGCCAACGGCGCCACTTTCCGCCTGGCTCACCGGCTTTTTCAGCGGCTGGGGGCCGAGGTGTTCGTAATGTTCAACACCCCCGATGGGCGCAACATCAACAAAGGGTGCGGTTCGACCCACCCCGAGTTTTTGCGCCAGCAGGTGGTGGAGATGGGCTTTGACGTGGGAGTGGCCTTCGACGGCGACGGCGACCGGGCCATCCTGGTAGACCGGCAGGGGCGCGAGTTCCACGGCGACCACGTGCTCTACCTGAACGCCCTGGTACGGCGCGAGCCGGGGGTGGTGGGCACTCTGATGAGCAACATGGGCCTCGAGGTCAAACTGCGCGAGGCCGGCATCAACTTCTACCGCACCGCGGTGGGCGACCGCTACGTCTACGAGAAACTCAAGGCCTCGGCCCTGACCCTGGGCGGGGAGCAGAGCGGCCACGTGCTCTTCCTCGACCATGCGCCCACCGGCGACGGCATGCTCACGGCCATCCTGACCCTGAAGGCCATGCGCGAGTCCGGGCGCGACCTTTCCGAGTGGTACGAGGCCCTGCCCATGTACCCGCAGATTCTGAAGAATGTGCGGGTCTCCGATAAGCAAAAGGTCATGCAGCAGCCCGAGCTGCACCAGGCCATCCAGGAGGCCGAGCAAAAGCTATCGGGCCTGGGGCGGGTTAATGTGCGTCCCTCCGGCACCGAGCCGCTGGTGCGGGTAATGGTGGAAGGCCCCGCCGAACTGATCGAGCCGGTTTCTGCGGAACTGGTAGCGCTGGTAGAGCGCCTGGGAAGCGCCAGCTAG
- a CDS encoding thioesterase family protein produces MRVRLPITVRYAETDAMGVVHHSSYVVWLEAARVEWLNQIGLPYTQIEAQGLAFAVVEIGLVYRSPARFGDVVEIETWLSEATSRTLQYRYRVWKGQTLLAEGFTRHLCQDTRGKAVRIPASVAEPLHKHLLPLD; encoded by the coding sequence ATGAGGGTACGCCTGCCCATTACCGTCCGCTACGCCGAGACCGACGCCATGGGGGTGGTGCACCACAGCAGCTACGTGGTCTGGCTCGAGGCCGCGCGGGTGGAGTGGCTCAACCAGATTGGGCTTCCCTACACCCAGATTGAAGCCCAGGGCCTGGCTTTTGCGGTGGTGGAAATTGGCCTAGTTTACCGCAGCCCGGCCCGGTTCGGCGACGTGGTCGAGATCGAAACCTGGCTCAGCGAGGCCACCTCGCGCACGCTACAGTACCGCTACCGGGTCTGGAAGGGCCAAACCCTGCTGGCCGAAGGCTTCACCCGCCACCTTTGCCAGGACACCAGGGGCAAGGCGGTGCGAATCCCTGCTTCTGTCGCAGAGCCTTTACATAAGCACCTGCTTCCGCTGGACTGA
- a CDS encoding aspartate aminotransferase family protein, with the protein MTLFEQFERHINPGLAGLLRFTGLDKVESHAEGVYVWDTEGKRYLDFLGLYGTLSLGHRHPKVVAAVKAQLDKMPMSVRVMVSEPTTRLAARLAEITPGELSMVYFGNSGTEGVEAALKFARFYTGKPGFITTQGGYHGKTLGALSVTPREHYQLPARPLVPGVTVVPYGDAQAIEAAIGPDTAAVIVEPIQGEGGIRVPPEGYLREVRRITREKGVLMIADEVQTGLGRTGRLWAVDWEEVDPDILVSAKALGGGVMPISATICRPEILSIYKTEPLIHSTTFGGNPLAAAAALAAIEVTLEEDMPARALEMGQYLMGQLAGLQQAYPEFIQEVRGRGLLVGLEFTDADIGAVVVAELATRGVLTAFGLNNPKVVRLEPPLIVEKTHIDECLEALDGALKATQLAFEGVL; encoded by the coding sequence ATGACCCTTTTCGAACAGTTTGAGCGTCACATCAACCCCGGTCTGGCCGGGCTGCTGCGCTTCACCGGACTGGACAAGGTGGAGTCCCACGCCGAAGGCGTGTACGTCTGGGACACCGAAGGTAAGCGCTACCTGGACTTTTTGGGCCTGTATGGAACCCTATCCCTGGGCCACCGGCACCCCAAGGTGGTGGCTGCGGTCAAGGCCCAGCTCGACAAAATGCCCATGTCGGTGCGGGTGATGGTTTCCGAGCCCACCACCAGGCTGGCCGCCCGCCTGGCCGAGATTACCCCCGGCGAGCTTTCGATGGTCTATTTTGGCAACTCGGGCACCGAAGGGGTGGAGGCAGCCCTCAAATTTGCCCGCTTCTACACGGGCAAGCCTGGCTTTATCACCACCCAGGGGGGCTACCACGGAAAAACCCTGGGAGCCCTGTCGGTTACACCGCGCGAGCACTACCAGCTTCCCGCACGGCCCCTGGTGCCGGGGGTGACGGTGGTGCCCTATGGCGATGCCCAGGCCATTGAAGCGGCCATTGGCCCCGACACCGCCGCGGTGATCGTGGAGCCCATCCAGGGCGAGGGGGGCATCCGGGTGCCGCCCGAGGGGTATCTGCGGGAGGTGCGGCGCATCACCCGCGAGAAGGGCGTGCTGATGATCGCCGACGAGGTGCAGACCGGCCTGGGCCGCACTGGCAGGCTCTGGGCGGTGGACTGGGAAGAGGTAGACCCCGATATCCTGGTGAGCGCCAAGGCCTTAGGGGGTGGGGTGATGCCCATCTCGGCCACCATCTGCCGTCCGGAAATCCTGAGCATCTACAAAACCGAGCCCCTGATTCACTCCACCACCTTTGGGGGCAACCCACTGGCCGCAGCGGCGGCGCTGGCGGCCATCGAAGTCACGCTGGAAGAGGATATGCCCGCCCGGGCCCTCGAGATGGGCCAGTACTTGATGGGGCAACTGGCCGGGCTGCAACAAGCCTACCCCGAGTTCATCCAGGAGGTGCGGGGCCGGGGTCTGCTGGTGGGCCTCGAGTTCACGGACGCCGACATCGGGGCGGTGGTGGTGGCCGAGCTGGCGACGCGCGGTGTGCTGACCGCCTTTGGCCTCAACAACCCCAAGGTGGTGCGCCTGGAGCCCCCCCTGATTGTGGAGAAGACACACATTGACGAGTGCCTCGAGGCCCTGGACGGGGCTTTAAAAGCTACCCAGCTGGCCTTCGAGGGTGTGCTGTAG